In a genomic window of Tissierella sp. Yu-01:
- a CDS encoding class I SAM-dependent methyltransferase, translated as MNKIEQWYDEKYDEWDRLERHKIEFDITKRYLDEYITGDNLEIFDIGGGPGRYAMYLAEKGHKVSLLDLSKINIEVAKERSLAKGIKLENYIHGNALELDEYGQKYDVILLMGPLYHLVDEEDRRTCIEGALNLLKPNGIIVASFISNYAPIQNYLKNLYPIDSIDELLVFLDNGISDGYKGFTQAYFTDPKEAMELMNSFGLQEIIFAGVENILNYKEKEINMLEEEEEYMKWLDICYKLSQDKNVIGTSEHFLYIGRK; from the coding sequence ATGAACAAAATAGAGCAATGGTATGACGAAAAATATGATGAGTGGGATAGACTAGAAAGGCATAAAATTGAATTTGACATAACTAAAAGATATTTAGATGAATATATAACAGGTGATAACTTAGAGATATTTGATATAGGAGGAGGCCCTGGTAGATATGCTATGTATTTAGCTGAAAAGGGACATAAGGTTTCTTTATTAGATTTATCAAAAATAAATATTGAAGTAGCAAAAGAGAGGTCACTAGCAAAAGGTATAAAACTAGAAAATTACATACATGGTAATGCCTTAGAACTAGATGAGTATGGGCAAAAATATGATGTCATTCTATTGATGGGTCCTTTATACCATTTAGTAGATGAAGAAGATAGAAGAACTTGTATCGAAGGAGCATTAAATCTATTAAAACCAAATGGCATTATAGTTGCTTCATTCATATCAAATTACGCACCTATACAAAACTACTTAAAAAACTTATATCCAATTGACTCTATTGATGAATTGCTTGTGTTTTTAGATAATGGAATAAGTGATGGCTACAAGGGATTCACACAAGCATATTTTACTGACCCAAAGGAAGCAATGGAATTAATGAATAGTTTTGGTTTACAAGAGATAATATTTGCTGGTGTTGAAAATATACTTAATTATAAAGAGAAAGAAATCAATATGTTAGAAGAAGAAGAAGAGTATATGAAATGGTTAGATATTTGTTATAAATTAAGCCAAGATAAAAATGTAATCGGAACTAGTGAACATTTTTTATATATCGGACGCAAATAA
- a CDS encoding helix-turn-helix transcriptional regulator has protein sequence MSEIHLAKCIAKKRREMNITQEELASYIGVSKAAVSKWESENSLPDITLLPRLASYFNISIDKLIGYEPQMTKEEIRRQYLYFKGILGTKPFLDVQMELDEKIKKYYSCFPFLLQMTVLLMNHYDAAEIPEDVLMWALTLARRVKNESEDINDVKSAVNLEVILDMMLGKPNDALELLDESVRPLSQETESLAQVYQMLGEREKAMRVYQISIYQHLLILVAEAAQYSMLYEDNKEKSTEILNRSLQIADIFQVAKLQPNAVVPVYYSAALLYCMHGEMDKSLEMLEQYTKICLEDFFPFSLHGDSYFDLIDDWFMEFDIGNGAPQNEKFIRKSMLSAVKDNPAFYILREDARYKSIIQKLEALVKGSK, from the coding sequence ATGAGTGAAATTCATTTAGCGAAATGTATCGCTAAAAAAAGACGTGAAATGAATATTACACAAGAGGAACTTGCTTCTTACATTGGTGTTTCTAAAGCGGCAGTATCCAAATGGGAATCGGAAAACAGCCTTCCAGATATCACATTATTACCTCGACTTGCATCTTATTTTAATATTAGTATTGATAAATTGATAGGCTATGAACCACAAATGACCAAGGAAGAAATCCGAAGACAGTATCTGTACTTTAAGGGAATACTTGGAACGAAACCATTTTTAGATGTTCAGATGGAATTGGATGAAAAGATTAAAAAATACTATTCATGTTTCCCGTTTCTTCTTCAAATGACAGTCTTGTTGATGAATCACTATGATGCGGCTGAAATACCAGAAGATGTATTAATGTGGGCGCTCACATTGGCAAGAAGGGTAAAAAATGAAAGTGAAGATATTAATGATGTAAAATCAGCTGTTAATTTAGAAGTAATTTTGGATATGATGTTGGGAAAACCAAATGATGCATTAGAACTTTTGGACGAATCAGTTAGACCATTATCTCAGGAAACAGAAAGCCTGGCTCAAGTTTATCAGATGTTGGGAGAAAGGGAAAAGGCAATGCGGGTCTATCAGATCAGTATCTATCAGCACCTCCTTATATTAGTCGCTGAGGCAGCTCAGTATAGTATGCTTTATGAAGATAATAAAGAAAAATCGACGGAGATTCTTAATAGATCTCTTCAAATCGCAGATATTTTTCAAGTGGCAAAACTGCAACCCAATGCTGTTGTACCAGTGTATTATTCTGCAGCTCTTTTATACTGCATGCATGGTGAAATGGATAAGTCTCTTGAAATGCTGGAACAGTATACAAAAATCTGTCTAGAGGATTTTTTTCCATTCAGTCTACATGGAGATTCTTATTTCGATTTGATTGATGACTGGTTTATGGAATTTGATATAGGAAATGGGGCACCACAGAACGAAAAGTTCATTCGCAAGTCTATGCTGTCTGCTGTGAAAGACAATCCTGCCTTTTATATTCTTAGAGAGGACGCGCGTTACAAGAGTATTATTCAGAAACTAGAAGCGTTGGTGAAAGGGAGTAAATGA
- a CDS encoding CPBP family glutamic-type intramembrane protease, producing MLAKVLYGGMVEELMMRWFLMSLLIMILWKIFDRKADKESIPAWIMVVSNIVIAVLFALGHLPATIVMFGHLSFLIVTRCILLNGSFGLVFGRLYRKYGIQYAMVAHAVTHIVCDVLFFIFCRL from the coding sequence CTGCTAGCGAAAGTTCTATATGGAGGAATGGTAGAAGAATTGATGATGAGATGGTTTCTAATGTCTCTTCTAATAATGATTTTATGGAAGATATTTGATAGAAAGGCAGATAAGGAATCCATTCCTGCATGGATTATGGTGGTAAGTAATATTGTTATTGCAGTATTATTTGCATTAGGACACCTTCCAGCAACAATTGTGATGTTTGGTCATCTGAGTTTTCTGATTGTTACTCGGTGCATACTGTTAAATGGCAGCTTTGGATTGGTATTTGGAAGGCTCTACCGTAAATATGGCATTCAGTATGCCATGGTTGCACATGCTGTAACGCATATCGTATGTGATGTTCTGTTTTTTATTTTCTGCAGGTTGTAA
- a CDS encoding CPBP family intramembrane glutamic endopeptidase codes for MKVFYKKSEIWFAIVWIIIYVVGSSIADNISSIIGVEKSVTLFWNIVLTVILYSFVKKNELQNYYGLCGIKYSAKKYLYYIPLIILASVNLWSGVKVNYSLIETVCYIGSMLLVGFLEEVIFRGFLFKAMSKNNVRTAIIVSSITFGIGHIVNLFNGSGTDILSNFGQVCYAIAIGYLFVTLFHRGKSLWPCIITHSILNALSVFANETGSKQYQIFVAMILCAISIGYSLILMKTIPASEE; via the coding sequence ATGAAAGTTTTCTATAAGAAGAGTGAAATATGGTTTGCTATAGTTTGGATAATCATATATGTAGTAGGAAGCAGTATAGCTGATAATATATCTTCCATCATCGGAGTGGAAAAATCAGTTACACTTTTTTGGAATATTGTGCTTACTGTGATTCTGTACTCCTTTGTAAAGAAAAATGAATTGCAGAATTATTATGGATTGTGTGGAATCAAATATTCAGCAAAAAAATATCTGTATTATATTCCTCTGATAATACTTGCATCGGTGAATCTTTGGTCTGGTGTAAAGGTAAATTATTCTTTAATTGAAACTGTATGCTATATTGGAAGTATGCTTTTGGTTGGATTTCTTGAAGAAGTAATCTTCAGAGGATTTCTTTTTAAGGCTATGAGCAAAAATAATGTACGCACTGCAATTATTGTATCCAGTATTACGTTTGGAATAGGACATATAGTGAATTTGTTCAACGGGAGCGGAACAGACATTCTTTCGAATTTCGGTCAGGTATGTTATGCAATAGCAATTGGGTACCTATTTGTCACACTGTTCCATCGCGGGAAATCACTTTGGCCATGTATCATAACACATAGTATTCTTAACGCACTCAGTGTTTTTGCAAACGAAACCGGTTCTAAGCAATACCAGATTTTTGTAGCCATGATATTATGCGCAATTTCCATTGGATATTCACTGATATTGATGAAGACAATACCAGCCAGTGAAGAATGA
- a CDS encoding GNAT family N-acetyltransferase, which translates to MIHIKVRRPTVDDRGELFEFFKTVVEDTFIKEGIEGLVGDLKEEIEFKKQYLENDLYSNGKLRYFLAAEDRGCIVGTIEYGPASDLICTCTNGEYENLYELGTVFVGPDYQGQGIGNLLLNSMTQVLRDKGINQFCLDSGYSNAQKIWRKKFGEPDYFIKDYWGEDRHHLIWKINL; encoded by the coding sequence TTGATTCACATTAAAGTTAGAAGACCAACTGTAGATGATAGAGGGGAACTATTTGAGTTCTTCAAAACTGTAGTTGAAGATACCTTTATTAAGGAAGGTATAGAAGGTTTGGTAGGTGATTTAAAGGAAGAAATTGAATTTAAGAAGCAGTATTTAGAAAATGATCTATATAGCAATGGAAAACTTAGATATTTCCTAGCAGCAGAAGATAGAGGCTGTATAGTTGGTACAATAGAGTATGGGCCTGCAAGTGACTTAATATGTACTTGTACAAATGGAGAATATGAAAATCTTTATGAACTAGGTACAGTTTTTGTAGGACCAGATTACCAAGGACAGGGAATAGGTAATTTATTATTGAACTCTATGACTCAAGTATTAAGAGATAAAGGAATTAATCAGTTTTGTCTAGATAGTGGATATTCCAATGCACAGAAAATATGGAGAAAAAAATTTGGGGAACCTGACTATTTTATTAAAGATTATTGGGGAGAGGATCGACATCATCTAATCTGGAAAATTAATCTTTAA
- a CDS encoding SRPBCC family protein, protein MAVSNIKAFFLCQVQKVWEIVTDIKNYTWRIDLSKTEILNENKFIEYTKDGFLTQFTITVTEPYKRWEFDMENSNIRGHWIGVFTEKDGGTEIDFTEDVTAKKFIMKPFMKAFLKKQQELFISDFKETLY, encoded by the coding sequence ATGGCAGTATCAAATATAAAAGCCTTTTTTCTATGTCAGGTTCAGAAGGTATGGGAGATTGTTACAGATATTAAAAACTATACTTGGCGTATTGATTTAAGTAAAACGGAGATTCTTAATGAAAATAAGTTTATTGAATATACGAAAGATGGTTTTCTAACTCAATTTACAATTACTGTGACAGAACCGTATAAGCGTTGGGAATTTGATATGGAAAATAGCAATATCAGAGGACATTGGATAGGAGTTTTTACAGAAAAAGATGGCGGCACAGAAATTGACTTTACGGAAGATGTAACAGCCAAGAAGTTTATCATGAAACCATTTATGAAAGCATTCCTAAAAAAACAACAAGAGTTATTTATATCTGATTTCAAAGAGACACTGTACTAG
- a CDS encoding serine hydrolase, which produces MVDKINQKFQKGSIMINLTEFHSYVADNQSNICQITAIHNGKTIIHDTWNGYKSDDTVHTMSVTKSIVSLLVGIAVEQGLIGSIDDYVLDYFPDYKIKRGEKTIQKVTLKNLLTMTAPYKYRSEPWSKICVQDDWSIAALDFLGGRRGMTGEFQYSTLGIHILTGIIATVSKMTTVDYANQYLFELLTIAPRKIYVAPDADAHKAFTIEKTPKGNIWFSDNKGVGAAGYGLCLSAEEMSKIGLLCLQKGVFNNKRIVSEKWIEESTKVRLCCDGNFRDMKYGYLWWIIDENVGSYAAIGNSGNVIYINPKKDLVVAVSGYFKPTVFDRIDFIKKEIEAKIEE; this is translated from the coding sequence ATGGTGGATAAAATAAATCAGAAGTTTCAGAAAGGAAGTATAATGATAAATTTAACAGAATTTCATAGTTATGTAGCTGATAATCAGTCGAACATCTGTCAAATTACAGCTATTCATAATGGCAAGACAATTATTCATGATACATGGAATGGCTATAAATCTGATGATACAGTACACACAATGTCTGTCACGAAAAGCATTGTTTCGTTGTTGGTTGGCATTGCTGTCGAACAAGGATTGATTGGCAGCATTGATGATTATGTGCTGGATTATTTTCCTGATTACAAAATCAAACGAGGAGAAAAGACTATTCAAAAAGTCACATTGAAAAATCTTTTAACGATGACTGCACCATATAAGTATAGATCAGAGCCATGGTCAAAAATATGTGTGCAGGATGACTGGAGCATTGCAGCTTTAGATTTTTTGGGTGGAAGGCGTGGCATGACAGGAGAATTTCAATACTCTACTTTGGGGATTCATATTCTCACGGGTATTATCGCAACGGTAAGCAAAATGACAACAGTAGATTATGCAAATCAATATCTATTTGAACTACTGACGATTGCACCAAGAAAAATATATGTTGCTCCTGATGCTGACGCACATAAGGCTTTTACAATAGAAAAGACACCAAAAGGAAACATTTGGTTTTCTGACAACAAGGGAGTTGGGGCTGCCGGATATGGACTTTGCTTGTCGGCTGAAGAAATGTCAAAGATAGGACTGCTCTGTCTGCAAAAAGGCGTATTTAATAACAAACGTATTGTTTCTGAAAAATGGATTGAAGAAAGTACAAAGGTTAGGCTGTGTTGCGACGGAAATTTTCGTGATATGAAGTATGGTTATTTGTGGTGGATTATTGATGAAAATGTGGGAAGCTATGCAGCTATCGGAAACAGCGGAAATGTTATTTATATCAATCCCAAAAAGGACTTGGTAGTAGCAGTTTCTGGTTATTTCAAACCGACAGTATTTGACCGAATTGATTTTATCAAAAAAGAAATAGAGGCAAAAATAGAGGAGTAA
- a CDS encoding GNAT family N-acetyltransferase, whose amino-acid sequence MNHEGTERIETKRLILRPFIAEDAQYMFHNWASDDEVTKYLMWPTHKKLSISENVLNAWVNNYNNKSYYQWAIVIKTKPEEPIGCIGVNNEIDDIIKMAHIGYCIGRRWWNTGIASEALKSVVEYLFEKVGVNRIESRHDPRNPNSGAVMRKCGMHYEGTLKQSDWNNQGVCDACYYALLAEDR is encoded by the coding sequence ATGAATCATGAGGGTACTGAAAGAATTGAAACGAAAAGGCTAATACTACGACCATTTATCGCAGAAGATGCACAATATATGTTTCATAATTGGGCTTCAGATGATGAGGTAACAAAATATTTAATGTGGCCTACTCATAAAAAACTTTCCATTAGTGAAAATGTATTAAATGCTTGGGTGAACAACTATAATAATAAATCTTATTATCAATGGGCTATTGTTATAAAAACAAAGCCAGAAGAACCAATTGGATGTATAGGTGTTAATAATGAAATAGACGATATCATAAAAATGGCACATATTGGTTATTGCATCGGTAGAAGATGGTGGAATACAGGAATTGCTTCCGAAGCATTAAAGAGTGTAGTGGAATACTTGTTTGAGAAAGTCGGTGTGAACAGAATAGAATCAAGACATGACCCTCGAAATCCCAATTCTGGAGCTGTTATGAGAAAATGCGGTATGCATTATGAAGGAACATTAAAGCAATCAGATTGGAACAATCAAGGTGTTTGTGATGCTTGCTATTATGCGTTACTGGCGGAGGATAGATAA
- a CDS encoding excinuclease ABC subunit UvrA: protein MSHKDHIIIQGLCQNNLKNVSLEIPKEKIVVFTGVSGSGKSSIVFDTIAAESQRQMNETYTAYMRGRLPKFEKPRVEKIENLSASVIIDQTRLGGNARSTVGTISDMYSALRLLYSRIGEPYVGTASNFSFNNPNGMCPECFGIGKVMTLDILPMIAEDKSWNEGMVDLPAFHISNYYWKQYTESGLFDLDKKWRDYTEKERNLLLYGAEEQSGKRKVKQVEGVHNMMSRLLLKRDASEMGEASMRRLTNYINETECPVCHGKRLNAEALSCKVAGYTIVEMCEMEFTKLREILQTITDPRGISVAESLITTLTRMIDIGLPYLSLNRESATLSGGEAQRLKLVRYMGSALTGMTYIFDEPSTGMHPRDVHRMTKLLKSLRDKGNTVLVVEHDKDVISIADEVIDVGPLAGKNGGEILFQGSYEGLLDSGTLTGKAMQEQIPIKRNPRVPKEFLSICNANIHNLKNASVEIPLNVLTAVTGVAGSGKSSLIRDVFAKQYADRVVLVDQSSVTATGRSTPATFLGVFDEIRKRMAKENGVGAALFSFNSKGACPVCKGRGEIVTELVFMDPVTTECEACGGKRYSEEALSYKYHGKNIVEILEMSAEEGEKFFRDCPKIHKVLHAMVEVGLPYLSLGQPLSTLSGGERQRVKLAKYLDQKGNIYVLDEPTTGLHASDVKTVMELLDSLVERGNTVIVIEHNMDVVKLADYVIDIGPDGGTLGGEVVFTGTPQEMIQNSETITARYLRKSMEE, encoded by the coding sequence ATGTCACATAAAGATCATATTATCATACAGGGATTGTGTCAGAATAATTTAAAAAATGTTTCGCTTGAAATCCCAAAAGAAAAAATAGTTGTATTTACAGGGGTATCTGGTTCTGGAAAGTCCAGCATTGTATTTGATACCATTGCGGCTGAGAGTCAGCGACAGATGAATGAAACTTACACAGCTTACATGAGGGGCAGACTTCCGAAGTTTGAGAAACCACGTGTGGAGAAAATAGAGAATCTTTCTGCCTCTGTTATTATTGACCAGACCAGATTAGGTGGGAATGCTCGCTCTACAGTAGGAACAATCAGTGATATGTATTCAGCTTTGAGGTTGCTTTATAGTCGAATTGGAGAGCCATATGTGGGAACTGCATCAAACTTTTCCTTTAACAATCCTAATGGTATGTGTCCAGAGTGCTTTGGAATTGGCAAGGTCATGACACTGGATATTTTACCAATGATTGCAGAGGATAAAAGCTGGAATGAGGGGATGGTAGATTTACCCGCTTTTCATATCAGTAATTACTATTGGAAACAGTATACTGAAAGTGGTTTGTTTGATTTGGACAAAAAGTGGCGTGATTACACGGAAAAAGAGAGAAATCTTTTATTATACGGCGCAGAAGAACAAAGCGGAAAACGTAAAGTGAAACAGGTAGAAGGCGTTCATAATATGATGAGCAGACTGCTCTTAAAACGTGATGCATCTGAAATGGGTGAGGCATCCATGAGACGTCTGACCAATTATATTAACGAAACAGAATGTCCGGTATGTCATGGAAAACGACTGAACGCAGAGGCTCTTTCCTGTAAAGTGGCAGGCTATACAATCGTAGAGATGTGTGAAATGGAATTTACCAAACTTCGCGAGATTTTGCAAACTATTACAGATCCAAGAGGAATCAGCGTTGCCGAAAGTCTGATTACAACACTGACAAGAATGATTGACATTGGACTTCCATATCTGTCCTTAAATAGAGAATCAGCAACACTTTCCGGTGGTGAGGCACAACGTCTTAAGCTGGTTCGTTACATGGGAAGTGCATTGACTGGTATGACCTACATCTTTGATGAGCCAAGTACAGGGATGCATCCCAGGGATGTGCACCGTATGACAAAATTATTAAAAAGCTTAAGAGATAAGGGCAACACGGTTCTCGTCGTGGAGCATGACAAAGATGTAATTTCGATTGCGGATGAAGTCATTGATGTAGGACCTCTCGCAGGTAAAAATGGTGGAGAAATTCTCTTTCAGGGAAGTTATGAAGGACTTTTAGATTCAGGAACACTGACGGGAAAAGCCATGCAAGAGCAGATACCCATAAAAAGAAATCCCAGAGTTCCAAAAGAGTTTCTATCCATTTGTAATGCCAATATACATAACTTGAAAAATGCATCAGTTGAGATTCCATTAAATGTACTGACAGCAGTAACCGGAGTGGCAGGTTCTGGAAAAAGTTCACTGATTCGTGATGTATTTGCTAAACAGTATGCGGACAGAGTCGTGTTAGTAGATCAGTCGTCAGTAACAGCAACAGGTCGCTCAACTCCAGCCACATTCTTAGGCGTATTTGATGAAATTCGAAAGAGAATGGCAAAAGAAAATGGGGTGGGTGCTGCACTATTTTCATTTAACAGCAAAGGAGCCTGTCCTGTATGTAAAGGTCGTGGTGAAATTGTAACAGAGCTGGTTTTTATGGATCCAGTAACGACGGAGTGTGAAGCCTGTGGTGGGAAACGATACAGCGAAGAAGCACTTTCCTATAAGTATCATGGAAAGAACATTGTTGAGATTCTGGAAATGAGTGCAGAAGAAGGAGAAAAATTTTTCAGAGACTGTCCAAAGATTCACAAGGTTCTACATGCAATGGTAGAAGTTGGTTTGCCGTATCTTTCCTTGGGACAACCATTGTCGACTTTGTCTGGTGGAGAACGGCAAAGAGTAAAGCTCGCAAAGTATTTAGACCAAAAAGGTAATATTTATGTACTAGACGAACCGACAACCGGACTTCATGCATCGGATGTGAAGACGGTTATGGAATTGCTGGATAGTTTAGTGGAAAGAGGAAATACCGTCATTGTAATTGAACATAACATGGATGTGGTCAAACTGGCCGATTATGTCATTGATATTGGCCCGGATGGCGGAACACTAGGAGGCGAGGTTGTATTTACTGGCACACCACAGGAAATGATACAGAATTCAGAGACGATAACTGCAAGATATTTGAGAAAATCAATGGAGGAATAA
- a CDS encoding transposase produces MAKQHDKQFKENAVKYYEDHKELGVKGCSDNLGIGNSTLSKWIKEAKVGNGIQVRGSGNYSNDEQKEIARLKRKLRDTQAHLMY; encoded by the coding sequence ATGGCAAAGCAACACGATAAACAATTTAAGGAAAATGCTGTAAAGTATTACGAAGACCACAAGGAACTTGGAGTTAAGGGGTGTTCAGATAACCTGGGTATAGGAAACAGCACATTAAGTAAATGGATCAAAGAAGCAAAAGTTGGTAATGGAATACAAGTCCGTGGCTCAGGTAATTACTCAAACGATGAACAAAAGGAGATAGCACGATTAAAACGTAAACTCCGAGATACACAGGCGCACTTGATGTATTAA
- a CDS encoding IS3 family transposase: MTEVIYIEVESKCEDLKEKRRVSVSGVLNILGVSRSGYNAWLNRLPSNQEKRKQAVKEKIKEIFNKSHQNYGAPKITKELIKEGEKISERTVGKYMKER; the protein is encoded by the coding sequence ATGACAGAAGTAATTTATATTGAAGTCGAAAGCAAATGCGAAGACCTCAAAGAAAAACGCCGAGTTTCTGTCAGCGGGGTGCTTAATATATTAGGCGTTTCACGTTCGGGTTATAATGCATGGTTAAATCGCTTGCCATCAAATCAGGAAAAAAGGAAGCAAGCGGTTAAGGAAAAAATTAAGGAAATATTTAATAAGTCGCATCAAAATTATGGTGCTCCTAAAATTACCAAGGAACTAATAAAAGAAGGTGAAAAAATATCCGAACGTACTGTTGGTAAATACATGAAAGAGAGGTAA
- a CDS encoding GNAT family N-acetyltransferase, with translation MKIEFRPIDRTNYNECIELSVNENQKRFVAPNQFSLVQAAYESNLYPLAIYNESQMIGFVLYDFDEELNGWSMSRFMIGSSFQNCGFGKQALKQFLLFFKENYPDVLKLYTSAEVDNMTAIELYKRAGFKEGNIFEYEAGGVQYKEIRMMISLKNQE, from the coding sequence ATGAAAATAGAGTTTCGTCCAATTGATAGAACAAACTATAATGAGTGCATAGAGTTAAGTGTTAATGAAAATCAAAAAAGATTTGTAGCACCAAACCAATTCTCGTTAGTACAAGCAGCATATGAATCTAATCTATATCCTCTTGCAATTTATAATGAATCGCAAATGATAGGGTTCGTTTTGTATGATTTTGATGAAGAACTAAATGGTTGGTCAATGAGCAGATTTATGATAGGGTCGTCTTTCCAGAACTGCGGCTTTGGAAAACAAGCATTAAAACAGTTTTTGCTTTTTTTCAAAGAAAATTATCCTGATGTGTTAAAACTTTATACCAGTGCAGAAGTTGATAACATGACGGCCATTGAGCTCTATAAAAGAGCAGGTTTTAAAGAAGGAAATATATTTGAATATGAGGCCGGTGGAGTTCAGTACAAAGAGATACGAATGATGATTTCACTTAAAAATCAAGAATAG
- a CDS encoding antirestriction protein ArdA → MLIRLKGIDREEESIMFNFPYEESEIYNVYNQLELETSIALNGYIDGVVYDPDINEVLKGKECNTDELNFLFKRMDSFDTKERKVFFASAFAENPKTIAELINLSFNTHCYNLVSDFNNLETVGKDLYLSEKQAVATRELEELDGGTFAMEVIKNNPNFRITPYGVLYKNSNEPEQIYNGKQFPPYHWKETVATIQLTAKGANEFIYLPCSDVEIEKALMRLETPYLHDCEVTIDSHNFSDRIINIISEDTTSLIKIDTLNKLAEYYKEIGNHDIEYFEKLMDYVKPRTVEEIFALADSMYEFELFDGIHSVESYGRYMICDSGHFEYDSNLEDYIDFKRYGQEKMAHEFGAFSEKGYITYHGYNQKLANLLFESLGMVFPEQEELQNLKLYMPLSITTYDIENEYGYKEYANEPQEISNAEVAQYLDVILKAIEENNLPEENQRGLMRYYDDHDSVNAKVSKYVFSVELVEGELMGVAVLTLNNELTSKELEKIKDNITGQASDGWAEGFEQREISTEMGDIYISFWNSDNWFIKTAEEIGIEENQKMGGMKFE, encoded by the coding sequence ATGCTAATTAGATTAAAAGGAATCGACAGGGAAGAAGAATCAATAATGTTTAATTTCCCTTATGAGGAAAGTGAAATATACAATGTATATAATCAACTGGAGCTTGAAACTTCAATTGCTCTCAACGGTTATATTGATGGAGTGGTTTATGATCCAGATATCAATGAAGTTCTAAAAGGTAAAGAGTGCAATACCGATGAACTAAACTTTCTATTTAAAAGGATGGATAGTTTCGATACAAAGGAAAGAAAAGTGTTTTTTGCTTCTGCCTTTGCAGAAAATCCTAAAACAATAGCAGAATTAATCAATCTAAGCTTTAATACTCATTGCTATAACCTTGTAAGTGATTTTAATAATCTGGAAACTGTAGGCAAAGATTTATATCTATCAGAAAAGCAAGCAGTGGCTACTAGAGAATTAGAAGAGCTTGATGGTGGAACCTTTGCAATGGAGGTAATAAAAAACAATCCTAATTTTAGAATTACTCCTTATGGAGTCTTATATAAGAATTCAAATGAACCAGAGCAAATATATAATGGCAAGCAGTTTCCCCCATACCATTGGAAAGAAACTGTAGCAACAATACAGCTGACTGCAAAAGGTGCGAATGAATTTATCTACCTTCCTTGTTCTGATGTTGAAATTGAAAAGGCACTAATGAGATTAGAAACTCCTTACTTACATGATTGTGAAGTTACAATTGATAGTCATAACTTTTCAGACAGGATAATAAATATTATTTCTGAGGATACAACATCATTGATTAAGATAGATACCTTAAATAAATTAGCAGAATATTATAAGGAAATAGGCAACCATGATATAGAATATTTTGAAAAACTTATGGACTATGTTAAACCTCGAACTGTTGAAGAAATCTTTGCACTAGCAGATTCTATGTATGAATTTGAATTATTTGATGGTATCCATAGTGTAGAAAGCTATGGAAGATATATGATTTGTGACTCAGGACATTTTGAATATGATTCAAATCTTGAAGACTACATTGACTTTAAAAGATATGGACAGGAGAAAATGGCACATGAATTTGGAGCATTTTCAGAGAAGGGATATATCACTTACCATGGATACAATCAAAAGCTTGCCAATTTATTATTTGAAAGTCTTGGAATGGTATTTCCTGAGCAAGAAGAATTGCAGAACTTAAAACTGTATATGCCACTTAGTATAACAACATATGATATAGAAAATGAATATGGATATAAAGAATATGCAAATGAACCACAGGAAATTTCAAATGCTGAAGTAGCCCAGTATCTAGATGTAATCCTAAAGGCAATAGAAGAAAACAATCTTCCAGAAGAAAATCAAAGAGGTCTGATGAGATATTATGATGACCATGACAGTGTTAATGCAAAAGTATCAAAGTATGTGTTCTCCGTTGAGCTTGTAGAAGGAGAACTAATGGGGGTGGCTGTTCTTACTTTAAATAATGAATTAACTTCAAAGGAGCTTGAAAAGATTAAAGATAATATAACTGGACAGGCGTCTGATGGCTGGGCAGAGGGTTTTGAGCAGAGAGAAATTAGTACTGAGATGGGAGATATTTATATTAGCTTTTGGAACAGTGATAACTGGTTTATTAAGACAGCTGAGGAGATAGGAATAGAAGAAAATCAAAAAATGGGAGGTATGAAATTTGAATAA